The following coding sequences are from one bacterium SCSIO 12741 window:
- a CDS encoding T9SS type A sorting domain-containing protein — MKPITTGTLGVFIFLIFSYQNLIGQCPEFYLESNLINDYKTSGQNFSISVITDGSAPVTNYVLTPPAGQGPPISQSGSSFTNLTATGTYSVHVIGSNCTTAVHTIDILDGTAPTGAFYTPDYYWTFEAPNTPLGMIGGTNYTSTDMYTSINQPAEITRFPIGDKNYSSFSGGQVGDFISIDLLDGAKPNGVIVKPNHQDVSALTFQFLVRLDEDAETIHFQRSGHGGAPAVRLLITSTAISIDLFYGPNYSKFRHLAFDLNGVDRKNWNYYSDGEWHHIAVTSDLQRGLHKLFVDGISPDEFQFFVMPEFGDVFEGRTGTTDWVIRPENSHGKYELGDFDEYAITLGQALPAAVIYQNYLDAINIGKHYSFEDNIAHTAIPNGPDLTGFLDENEFPIGYVTSAKASAIGLPHPIDQINDAPKPRYLPGNTLLRNYPFVSYVKFGGQLTYASTTQSQVNGIELNEELSKNWNYYSQISAQYFGSNFPMLGLDDFANSNVDIPVGLTVYANQTSLDKVNGSPTKWGRISQSTLADHFYMRNSPTTLSSVFHPLEFQRMARNFGMSAARSLEDGRLSPLKRPIDQITDNGEVRPNATEWSNLMGFNSDVSAHCASATGGNNNACYSQMKTDLRRAYRDEFMNNSYFQSAGTRYSYYSIDGQGGHSAWNVDDWEELKQINFSENGNVHSTPDFYPLRPGFWHRNQPGNNSFSWIENARQTELSFGDNLFSPFVCAGWRMDPTPNIRPGQFLGLLKLLNNYGAEFFYSSYFVDQDMGGSPQPNQDPRHWTWQFLMPSYAQAIASRYEYILRDGVLLTDQHLTYPDGNPHHRIKGGSNVYNLVRKWENPGNSADVHYVISTAHMPISNYQEPGGSSYDKIVTMEDMDGLNVSLETRKQGSVYLFRYDPQSFTEPVFIQLDSWHEDIHPTRWSDDLVFEAELADELMGNSTNTLDPTFLDIRTRIPDNSDPGNVFGLPVNPNGNMTFTDYTTFTTFSNHQFNMSLSNWNYTQQGPSLAYNFHVTPDNGAGADDFLFAVRARVKEGHEFDQSSIFIKVISTDKNEVIYSDEIVCISGYAWMWYTQGVCDLAEMSLPEGNYRIELQPGSEMVDIDQFMLDRNGDFVFPAAEIPAPCTKDMTLADFVPDFEIVSTCTGDVEFVNTSGGLVGYPCLIDVKYNWEFAGETTGPGYANSMINNNQFYEGTFSNPKYKVQVAAGSYSVTLWAIVTIDLSGIQTTHTYSQIKNITVLDRPVIQSITPTTNVCIGDETTLTVSATGNGNLNYSWWPSLTTHQSNSATTTVEPMTAGQETYSVTVTDANGCEAQDEVLVITGANVSNWSIYINGVQANSAVSCNGNAQAKTIEVVGAPGTATFEWYPEDQLTCSPCTTSQVTTLTESSIYRVRVTEQNGCSAVDYVAYEVFPGSPCKTSPSGEEEVLNDSENIQLYPNPNNGQFQLRLFGEYAGQSFGVEVMDYSGKTLQIFEERIFDEMQINLLEEPSGIYFVRVFNQEVNEVISVIKQY; from the coding sequence ATGAAACCAATAACCACAGGCACGCTTGGTGTCTTTATATTTCTAATTTTTAGTTACCAAAACCTAATTGGACAATGTCCGGAATTTTATCTGGAATCTAATTTGATCAATGATTACAAAACGTCAGGTCAAAATTTTTCAATCAGTGTTATTACCGATGGCTCAGCCCCAGTAACCAATTATGTGTTGACTCCTCCCGCTGGTCAGGGGCCTCCAATAAGTCAAAGCGGATCTTCTTTCACTAACCTCACAGCTACTGGTACCTACAGCGTACATGTGATAGGCTCAAACTGTACGACCGCCGTTCACACTATTGATATTTTAGATGGTACCGCTCCGACAGGAGCTTTTTATACGCCTGATTATTATTGGACGTTCGAAGCCCCCAACACACCTTTAGGTATGATTGGAGGTACAAATTACACCTCTACGGATATGTATACGAGTATCAACCAACCTGCTGAGATTACTCGTTTTCCTATTGGTGACAAGAACTATTCTTCTTTTTCTGGGGGGCAAGTAGGCGATTTTATTTCTATCGATTTGTTGGATGGAGCGAAGCCAAATGGTGTAATTGTAAAACCCAACCATCAGGATGTTTCCGCATTAACTTTTCAATTTTTGGTTAGATTGGATGAGGATGCCGAAACCATTCACTTTCAGCGTAGTGGCCATGGTGGCGCTCCTGCGGTGAGGTTATTAATAACATCTACAGCGATTTCTATTGATTTGTTTTATGGGCCCAATTACTCCAAATTTCGGCATTTGGCTTTTGATTTAAACGGGGTGGATAGGAAAAACTGGAATTACTATTCAGATGGAGAGTGGCACCATATAGCAGTTACTTCAGATTTACAGCGCGGATTACATAAATTGTTCGTGGATGGGATTTCTCCGGATGAATTCCAATTTTTTGTCATGCCAGAATTTGGTGATGTTTTTGAAGGTAGAACCGGCACTACCGATTGGGTAATTCGGCCAGAAAATAGTCATGGTAAATATGAGTTAGGAGATTTCGATGAATACGCCATTACCTTGGGGCAGGCCCTGCCAGCTGCTGTGATATACCAAAATTACCTCGATGCCATAAATATTGGGAAACACTATTCATTTGAAGATAATATTGCTCATACCGCGATACCCAATGGTCCCGATTTAACCGGGTTTTTGGATGAAAATGAATTTCCAATTGGTTATGTGACAAGTGCGAAAGCTTCGGCCATTGGTTTACCTCATCCTATTGATCAAATTAATGATGCACCAAAACCTAGATATTTACCTGGGAATACCTTATTGAGAAATTATCCATTTGTAAGCTATGTGAAATTTGGTGGTCAGCTAACCTATGCTAGTACCACTCAATCTCAGGTAAACGGTATTGAGCTCAATGAAGAACTTTCCAAGAATTGGAATTATTATTCTCAGATATCGGCGCAGTACTTTGGCTCGAATTTTCCAATGTTGGGGTTGGATGATTTTGCTAATTCCAATGTTGACATTCCTGTTGGTTTAACGGTTTATGCCAATCAAACCTCACTTGACAAAGTTAATGGTAGTCCCACCAAATGGGGAAGAATAAGCCAATCAACTTTGGCTGATCATTTTTATATGAGAAATTCCCCTACTACCTTATCTTCAGTATTTCACCCTCTTGAGTTTCAAAGAATGGCTCGGAACTTTGGGATGTCGGCAGCCAGATCATTGGAAGATGGTAGATTGAGTCCTTTAAAACGACCAATAGATCAGATTACGGATAATGGAGAGGTCAGGCCAAATGCGACCGAATGGTCAAATTTGATGGGATTTAATTCGGATGTTTCAGCACATTGTGCGTCAGCAACGGGTGGAAACAATAACGCTTGTTACTCTCAAATGAAAACCGATTTAAGAAGGGCATATAGAGATGAGTTTATGAATAATTCATATTTTCAAAGTGCGGGAACCAGATATTCCTACTATTCTATAGACGGTCAGGGAGGACATAGTGCTTGGAATGTCGATGACTGGGAGGAATTGAAACAGATAAACTTTAGCGAAAATGGAAACGTACATTCAACGCCAGATTTCTATCCTCTAAGACCAGGTTTTTGGCACAGAAATCAGCCAGGTAATAATTCGTTCAGCTGGATTGAGAACGCAAGGCAAACTGAGCTTTCATTTGGTGATAACCTTTTTAGCCCATTTGTATGTGCCGGTTGGAGAATGGATCCTACTCCAAATATCCGTCCTGGACAATTTTTAGGATTGTTGAAATTGTTGAACAATTATGGGGCGGAATTCTTCTATTCCAGTTATTTCGTGGATCAAGATATGGGAGGTAGTCCTCAGCCAAATCAAGACCCAAGGCATTGGACCTGGCAGTTTTTAATGCCCTCTTATGCTCAGGCAATTGCCTCTCGATACGAATACATCCTAAGGGATGGAGTGTTGCTGACCGATCAGCATTTAACCTACCCAGACGGAAATCCTCATCACCGGATAAAAGGCGGGAGTAACGTTTATAACTTGGTTAGGAAATGGGAAAATCCGGGTAATTCTGCGGATGTTCATTATGTTATAAGCACTGCACATATGCCCATTTCTAACTATCAAGAACCTGGTGGAAGCTCCTATGACAAGATTGTTACCATGGAAGATATGGATGGGCTAAACGTTTCATTGGAAACCAGAAAGCAGGGGAGTGTCTATTTGTTCAGATATGATCCCCAATCCTTTACCGAGCCAGTTTTCATCCAATTGGATTCCTGGCATGAAGACATTCATCCAACTCGGTGGAGTGATGACTTGGTTTTTGAAGCCGAACTGGCGGATGAACTGATGGGTAACTCTACAAATACTTTGGACCCAACATTTCTGGACATTCGAACTCGAATCCCCGATAATAGTGATCCAGGAAATGTATTCGGTTTACCAGTGAATCCCAATGGGAATATGACATTTACTGATTATACAACCTTTACCACTTTTTCAAATCATCAATTTAATATGTCCTTAAGCAATTGGAATTATACTCAACAAGGACCTTCTCTAGCGTATAACTTTCATGTAACTCCAGACAACGGAGCAGGGGCAGATGATTTTCTTTTTGCGGTGAGGGCAAGGGTCAAGGAAGGGCACGAATTTGACCAATCATCTATATTCATTAAAGTCATTTCGACAGATAAAAATGAAGTCATTTACTCCGATGAAATTGTCTGTATTTCAGGATATGCCTGGATGTGGTATACCCAGGGAGTTTGTGATTTGGCTGAAATGAGTCTTCCGGAAGGAAATTACCGAATAGAACTACAGCCGGGGTCCGAAATGGTCGATATTGATCAATTTATGTTGGATAGAAATGGAGATTTTGTTTTTCCGGCAGCGGAGATTCCGGCTCCTTGCACTAAGGACATGACCCTAGCTGATTTTGTTCCCGATTTTGAAATAGTTAGTACTTGTACAGGCGATGTTGAGTTTGTGAATACATCTGGTGGGCTTGTTGGTTATCCTTGTTTAATTGATGTAAAATACAACTGGGAGTTTGCCGGAGAAACTACCGGGCCTGGTTATGCCAATTCAATGATAAATAATAATCAATTTTATGAGGGAACATTTAGTAATCCAAAATATAAGGTTCAGGTTGCTGCGGGTTCCTATTCGGTTACCTTATGGGCCATCGTGACTATAGATTTGTCCGGTATTCAAACAACGCATACTTACTCTCAGATTAAAAACATTACCGTTTTAGATAGGCCTGTAATCCAGTCTATTACGCCAACGACCAATGTTTGTATAGGAGATGAGACGACGCTAACTGTTAGCGCCACAGGAAACGGAAACTTGAATTATTCTTGGTGGCCTTCATTGACTACTCACCAGAGTAATTCTGCCACTACTACTGTGGAGCCAATGACTGCTGGTCAGGAGACATATTCGGTTACCGTTACCGATGCTAACGGTTGTGAGGCTCAAGATGAGGTTTTGGTAATTACTGGGGCCAATGTCTCCAACTGGAGTATATATATTAATGGTGTTCAGGCGAATAGTGCAGTTAGCTGCAATGGAAATGCTCAAGCTAAAACCATTGAAGTAGTCGGAGCTCCGGGAACGGCCACTTTTGAATGGTACCCTGAAGATCAGTTAACTTGTAGCCCTTGTACAACGAGCCAGGTGACCACATTGACAGAATCCAGTATTTATCGTGTGAGGGTTACTGAACAAAATGGATGTTCTGCGGTTGATTACGTTGCCTATGAAGTGTTTCCTGGTTCACCTTGTAAAACTTCTCCATCGGGAGAGGAAGAAGTACTTAATGACAGTGAGAATATTCAATTGTATCCTAATCCCAATAATGGGCAATTTCAACTTCGCCTGTTTGGAGAATATGCTGGACAATCGTTTGGCGTTGAGGTAATGGATTACTCCGGGAAAACGCTTCAAATCTTCGAAGAACGAATATTTGATGAAATGCAGATTAATCTATTGGAAGAGCCAAGCGGAATTTATTTTGTAAGGGTATTTAATCAGGAAGTCAATGAAGTGATTTCAGTGATTAAGCAATACTAA
- a CDS encoding acylphosphatase, which translates to MNYRFQVQVYGKVQGVWYRKSTQVEALKLGLTGWVKNEPDGSVIMAFEGPFESCLALITWAHHGPEHARVDRIQLDQVEPKGGSGFEIVRY; encoded by the coding sequence ATGAACTACCGATTTCAAGTACAGGTTTATGGAAAAGTTCAGGGCGTTTGGTACCGAAAGTCTACCCAAGTGGAAGCCCTAAAACTGGGCCTAACCGGCTGGGTAAAAAATGAACCCGACGGATCTGTGATTATGGCCTTTGAAGGACCTTTCGAGTCTTGCTTAGCCCTCATCACTTGGGCTCACCATGGACCAGAACATGCACGAGTAGATCGTATTCAGCTCGATCAGGTGGAACCTAAAGGAGGTTCTGGGTTTGAGATTGTGCGGTATTAA
- a CDS encoding secondary thiamine-phosphate synthase enzyme YjbQ: MGYISSSNTSTHDYASRISTSPLPRGIHLVTGFITEQLPPLPETGLLHLFVKHTSCGITINENADPTVRTDMETSLDQLIREDEPFYRHVYEGPDDMPAHIKSSLVGVSVSLPIAKKQLNLGTWQGIYLCEFRNQGGARKLVATIIGD, translated from the coding sequence ATGGGTTACATTAGCAGTTCAAACACATCCACCCATGACTACGCAAGTAGAATTTCAACTTCCCCCTTGCCCAGAGGAATCCATCTGGTAACCGGATTTATTACCGAACAGCTTCCTCCTCTACCTGAAACAGGCCTTCTGCATTTGTTTGTAAAACATACTTCATGTGGAATCACGATTAATGAAAATGCGGACCCCACCGTAAGGACCGATATGGAAACTTCGCTGGATCAACTAATCCGGGAAGACGAGCCTTTCTATAGGCACGTATACGAAGGTCCGGATGACATGCCGGCTCACATTAAATCGAGTCTGGTTGGAGTATCCGTAAGCCTTCCGATTGCGAAAAAACAACTCAACCTGGGAACCTGGCAGGGCATTTACTTATGTGAATTCAGAAATCAGGGAGGCGCCCGTAAACTGGTTGCTACTATTATAGGAGACTAA
- a CDS encoding SRPBCC domain-containing protein encodes MKKIETFIQIEASTEKVWETLSQLEKYKDWNPFIIESKGQVTKGNVLINTMKNGEQQMTFKPKVTQVEEGKYFEWLGNLFVPGLFDGRHYFKLTAQQDGSTLLEQGEYFTGILASLMLRWIGKNTEQGFQAMNQALKNQVER; translated from the coding sequence ATGAAAAAGATTGAAACTTTTATCCAGATTGAAGCGAGTACAGAAAAAGTGTGGGAAACGCTAAGCCAATTAGAGAAGTACAAAGATTGGAATCCCTTTATTATAGAATCCAAAGGTCAGGTCACAAAAGGAAACGTATTGATCAATACCATGAAAAATGGCGAACAGCAGATGACTTTTAAACCGAAGGTGACTCAAGTAGAAGAAGGAAAATACTTCGAGTGGTTGGGAAATCTATTTGTTCCTGGGTTATTTGACGGTCGTCATTACTTCAAGCTTACCGCCCAGCAAGACGGCTCTACTCTACTTGAACAAGGTGAATATTTTACCGGAATTTTGGCCTCGCTGATGCTGCGATGGATAGGAAAAAATACCGAGCAAGGATTTCAGGCCATGAACCAAGCCCTTAAGAATCAAGTGGAAAGATAG